The Lycium barbarum isolate Lr01 chromosome 9, ASM1917538v2, whole genome shotgun sequence genome has a segment encoding these proteins:
- the LOC132611770 gene encoding uncharacterized protein LOC132611770, with the protein MKLPSAYESISVIDSFDALDEAVKFKMEEECLGEALDAILIFLGGDFNGHIGTTARGYDDVHGIFGFGDRNEGGTSLLDFARAFNLVIANSSFQKREEHLVTFQSTRAKTQIDYLLSRKCDKSLCTDCKVIPSENLMTQHRLNVIYLEIKRKRRKRVVYGQPKIRWDTFTEDNVHELAEQLRRWEPGEVAGKRVVCGPRWQLTSGKRQETFA; encoded by the exons atgaagttaccaagtgcttatgagagcatttcggtgaTTGATTCTTTTGATGCTCTTGATGAAGCTGTGAAATTCAAGATGGAAGAGGAATGTTTGGGAGAAGCTCTTGATGCGATTCTT ATTTTTCttggaggtgatttcaatggtcATATCGGGACGACCGCTAGGGGTTACGATGATGTGCATGGAATCTTCGGGTTTGGTGATAGAAATGAGGGAGGTACGTCGCTATTAGATTTTGCGAGAGCTTTCAACTTAGTGATAGCAAACTCTAGTTTCCAGAAGAGGGAAGAGCACTTGGTCACCTTTCAGAGTACAAGGGCCAAGACCCAAATTGATTACCTACTCTCCAGGAAGTGTGATAAAAGTTTATGCACAGATTGCAAGGTTATCCCGAGCGAGAACCTCATGACCCAGCATAGGCTCAATGTTATATATCTGGAGATAAAGAGGAAGAGGAGAAAGAGAGTTGTGTATGGTCAACCTAAGATTAGGTGGGATACTTTCACCGAGGACAATGTCCATGAGTTGGCTGAGCAGTTGAGGCGTTGGGAGCCTGGAGAAGTAGCGGGGAAGCGAGTAGTATGTGGACCACGCTGGCAGCTAACATCAGGGAAGCGACAAGAGACGTTTGCATGA